Genomic segment of bacterium:
TTTTGATTAAATAGCAAGTAAATTGGTACTAGAAAATTAATTACGGAGGCTTTTTAATGCGGGAAAAAGGGAAGATTATAACTGTAAACGACAATATGGCTGTTGTGGAACTAACACCTCACATGGGATGTAAATCATGTGCAATGAGCGAAGTTTGCCGAACCACAGGTTCAGGTTTGAGAAGGCTTAATGTAAATACAAGCGGAATAAGAATATCTTCGGGAGATTATGTGGAAGTTGAAACTCCTGCAAAAACTGTTGTAACCGCAGCGTTTCTTATCTTTGTACTGCCTTTATTAATATCAGGTGCAGCTTACATATTAATAGAAAAATTTACTGACAACCCCGGGCTCGGTATTGCGGGGTTCTTTCTATTTTTTATTATTTCAGAATTTTTGCTCTGGGCGATTGACAAGATTGCAAAAAAAATACAATTTTTCCGCCCTTCTATCGTTAACCCTATTGAAAAGATAAAAAATTAAATGCTCTAT
This window contains:
- a CDS encoding SoxR reducing system RseC family protein, whose protein sequence is MREKGKIITVNDNMAVVELTPHMGCKSCAMSEVCRTTGSGLRRLNVNTSGIRISSGDYVEVETPAKTVVTAAFLIFVLPLLISGAAYILIEKFTDNPGLGIAGFFLFFIISEFLLWAIDKIAKKIQFFRPSIVNPIEKIKN